One part of the Anopheles coustani chromosome 2, idAnoCousDA_361_x.2, whole genome shotgun sequence genome encodes these proteins:
- the LOC131265115 gene encoding UDP-glycosyltransferase UGT5-like — protein sequence MKTAFNLLYSVDSAKILSIFPTMSKSHWILGSALMKELALDGHEVTVISPFRLSNAPKNYRHVEIVYNSHLFEEIMDEVFEKIDDTIVQKMLELGNFVEEIANTTLTSPEVQTLLHSEQETFDLLVMEIFLDDVFLGFADRFNCPVVGMSTFGASSWVNSLTGSPQPLSYVPHPMMGLTDRMNFWDRLTNVLFTAFDEALMEFLCEETQQRYYKEYFPNATRSLAEMRRHGVSLILVNSHFSLSFPRPYLPNLIEVGGFHVNRKVTPLPEDIKNFIEESEHGVIYFSMGSNIKPSKMDQQKRDDIIKVLSAVKQNIIWKWDDDTLVLDKSKFLLGKWFPQDDILAHPNVKLFITHGGLLSCTESIYHGVPIVGIPIFGDQLLNMARAEQAGWGIGVTYTKLNEATFSKAVNGVLDSAIYTTYVKTISRRLRDQPLAPMDMAKFWVEYVLRHDGAKHLISAAQDLTFVEYNNLDVYAFIVAMGLVVLMVLHFIVKKLVKMLFAKKLQCSTSKKNN from the exons ATGAAGACAGCATTCAATTTGCTGTACAGT GTGGATAGCGCCAAAATACTCAGCATCTTTCCTACGATGTCCAAGTCCCACTGGATTCTCGGATCGGCCCTCATGAAAGAATTGGCGCTCGATGGGCATGAG GTAACTGTTATCAGTCCATTTCGGTTAAGTAATGCCCCGAAAAATTATCGCCACGTGGAGATCGTCTACAATAGCCACCTTTTTGAAG AGATCATGGATGAGGTGTTCGAAAAGATCGATGACACTATCGTGCAAAAGATGCTGGAACTGGGAAACTTTGTTGAAGAAATAGCCAACACCACACTAACCTCACCCGAAGTGCAAACATTGCTCCACTCAGAGCAGGAAACGTTCGACCTACTGGTGATGGAAATCTTCCTCGACGATGTATTTCTTGGTTTCGCGGATCGCTTCAACTGCCCAGTGGTAGGCATGTCCACGTTTGGTGCATCGTCCTGGGTAAACTCGTTGACCGGGTCCCCTCAGCCGCTCTCGTACGTCCCTCACCCGATGATGGGGCTTACGGACAGGATGAACTTCTGGGACCGGCTCACCAACGTACTGTTTACCGCGTTCGATGAAGCGCTGATGGAGTTCTTGTGCGAAGAGACTCAGCAGCGATACTACAAGGAATATTTCCCTAATGCCACCCGATCGTTGGCGGAGATGCGGCGCCATGGAGTTTCTTTGATACTCGTTAACAGTCACTTTAGTCTGAGCTTCCCCCGTCCTTATCTGCCCAATTTGATAGAAGTTGGAGGGTTTCACGTCAACCGGAAGGTTACTCCATTGCCAGAG GACATCAAGAATTTCATCGAAGAATCTGAGCATGGAGTCATCTACTTCTCGATGGGTTCTAACATAAAGCCCTCCAAAATGGACCAACAAAAACGGGACGATATCATCAAGGTGCTTTCTGCCGTTAAGCAAAACATCATCTGGAAATGGGACGACGATACGCTCGTGCTGGACAAGAGCAAGTTCCTGCTCGGAAAATGGTTCCCACAGGATGACATCCTTGCCCATCCGAACGTGAAGCTTTTCATTACGCACGGAGGTTTGCTGAGCTGCACCGAGTCGATCTACCATGGAGTTCCGATCGTTGGCATACCGATCTTTGGTGATCAGCTATTAAACATGGCTCGTGCCGAACAAGCTGGCTGGGGTATTGGGGTGACCTATACGAAACTGAATGAGGCTACTTTCAGCAAAGCCGTCAACGGAGTGCTTGATAGTGCAAT TTACACAACCTATGTGAAAACAATATCACGACGATTGCGCGATCAACCACTCGCACCGATGGATATGGCCAAATTTTGGGTCGAGTACGTTCTTCGGCACGACGGCGCAAAGCATCTGATATCCGCAGCCCAGGATTTGACCTTTGTCGAGTATAACAATTTGGATGTGTACGCTTTCATCGTAGCGATGGGCTTGGTAGTGTTAATGGTTTTGCACTTTATTGTAAAGAAATTggtcaaaatgttgtttgcaaaGAAATTACAATGTAGTACTTCGAAAAAGAATAATTAG
- the LOC131265116 gene encoding UDP-glycosyltransferase UGT5-like has translation MLALSFYPTKCNVEGARILSIFPTMSKSHWILGSALMKELALDGHEVTVISPFRLSNAPKNYRHVEIVYNSHRFEEVMDEVFEKIDDSIVQKMMQLGSFFEEIANTTLTSPEVQTLLHSEKETFDLLVLEIFVNDVFLGFADRFNCPVVGMSTFGASSWVNSLTGSPQPLSYVPHPMMGLTDRMNFWERLTNVLFTALDEALMTFLCEATQQRYYKEYFPNAKRSLAEMRRHGVSLVLINSHFSLSFPRPYLPNLIEVGGFHVNRKVTPLPEDIKNFIEKSEHGVIYFSMGSNLKPSKMDQQKRDDIIKVLSTVKQNIIWKWDDDTLVLDKSKFLLGKWFPQDDILAHPNVKLFITHGGLLSCTESIYHGVPIVGIPIFGDQLLNMARTEQAGWGIGVTYTKLNEATFSKAVNGVLDNAIYTTNVKTISRRLRDQPLAPMDMAKFWVEYVLRHDGAKHLISAAQDLTFVEYNNLDVYAFIVAMGLVVLMVLHFIVKKMVKILFAKKLQNSTSKKNN, from the exons ATGTTAGCTCTTTCATTTTACCCAACGAAATGTAACGTGGAGGGAGCTAGAATACTCAGCATCTTCCCTACGATGTCCAAGTCCCACTGGATTCTCGGATCAGCCCTCATGAAAGAATTAGCGCTCGATGGACATGAG GTTACCGTTATCAGTCCCTTCCGGTTAAGTAATGCTCCGAAAAACTATCGCCATGTGGAGATCGTCTATAACAGCCATCGATTTGAAG AGGTCATGGATGAGGTGTTCGAAAAGATCGATGACAGTATCGTGCAAAAGATGATGCAACTGGGAAGCTTTTTTGAAGAAATAGCCAACACCACACTAACCTCACCCGAAGTGCAAACATTGCTCCACTCAGAGAAAGAAACGTTCGACCTACTGGTGCTGGAAATTTTCGTGAACGATGTATTTCTTGGTTTCGCGGATCGCTTCAACTGCCCAGTGGTAGGCATGTCCACGTTTGGTGCATCGTCGTGGGTAAACTCACTGACTGGGTCCCCTCAACCTCTCTCGTACGTCCCTCACCCGATGATGGGGCTTACCGATAGGATGAACTTCTGGGAACGACTCACCAACGTACTGTTTACCGCGCTCGATGAAGCGCTGATGACGTTCTTGTGCGAAGCGACTCAGCAGCGGTACTACAAGGAATATTTCCCTAATGCCAAGCGGTCACTTGCGGAGATGCGCCGCCATGGAGTTTCGCTGGTGCTTATTAACAGTCACTTTAGTCTGAGCTTTCCCCGTCCCTATCTGCCCAATCTGATAGAGGTTGGAGGGTTTCACGTCAACCGGAAGGTTACTCCATTGCCAGAG GACATCAAGAATTTCATCGAGAAATCTGAGCATGGAGTGATCTACTTCTCGATGGGTTCTAACCTGAAGCCCTCCAAAATGGACCAACAAAAACGGGACGATATCATCAAGGTGCTTTCCACCGTCAAGCAAAACATCATTTGGAAATGGGACGACGATACGCTCGTGCTGGACAAGAGCAAGTTCCTGCTCGGAAAATGGTTCCCACAGGATGACATCCTTGCCCATCCGAACGTGAAGCTTTTCATTACGCACGGAGGTTTGCTGAGCTGCACCGAGTCGATCTACCATGGAGTTCCGATCGTTGGCATACCGATCTTCGGTGATCAGCTGCTGAATATGGCCCGTACCGAACAGGCTGGTTGGGGCATTGGAGTGACCTATACGAAACTGAATGAGGCTACTTTCAGCAAAGCCGTCAACGGAGTGCTTGATAACGCAAT TTACACAACCAATGTGAAAACAATATCACGACGATTGCGTGATCAACCACTCGCACCGATGGATATGGCCAAATTTTGGGTCGAGTACGTTCTTCGGCACGACGGAGCAAAGCATCTGATATCCGCAGCCCAGGATTTGACCTTTGTCGAGTATAACAATTTGGATGTGTACGCTTTCATCGTAGCGATGGGCTTGGTAGTGTTAATGGTTTTGCACTTTATCGTaaagaaaatggtaaaaatattgtttgcaAAGAAATTGCAAAATAGTacttcgaaaaaaaataactag
- the LOC131265117 gene encoding UDP-glycosyltransferase UGT4-like, which yields MKTAFNLLYGVYVAMLALSFYPTKCHVEGAKILSIFPTMSKSHWFLGSALMKELALDGHEVTVISPFRLSNAPKNYRHVEIVYNSRLFEDMMDEVFEKVDDSIVQKMLGVRDFVEVIANTTLSSPEVQTLLHSEKETFDLLVLEIFLDDVLLGFADRFNCPVIAMSSFGASSWVTSLIGSPSPLSYIPHPMSGLTDRMNFWDRLTNVLFTAFDEALMTFLCEATQQRYYKEYFPNAKRSLSEMRRHGVSLVLVNSHFSLSFPRPYLPNLIEIGGFHVNRNVNPLPEDIKYFIEKSEHGVIYFSMGSNIKPSKMDQQKRDDIIKVLSTVKQNIIWKWDDDTLVLDKSKFLLGKWFPQDDILAHPNVKLFITHGGLLSCTESIYHGVPIVGIPIFGDQLLNMARTEQAGWGIGVTYTKLNQATFSKAVNGVLDNAIYTTNVKTISRRLRDQPLAPMDMAKFWVEYVLRHDGAKHLISAAQDLTFVEYNNLDVYAFIVAMGLVVLMVLHFIVKKLVKMLFAKKLQSSTSKKNK from the exons ATGAAGACAGCATTCAATTTGCTGTACGGTGTGTATGTCGCGATGTTAGCTCTTTCGTTTTACCCAACGAAATGTCACGTGGAGGGAGCCAAAATACTCAGCATCTTTCCTACGATGTCCAAATCCCACTGGTTTCTCGGATCGGCCCTCATGAAAGAGTTGGCGCTCGATGGACATGAG GTAACTGTTATAAGTCCTTTCCGGTTAAGTAATGCTCCGAAAAACTATCGCCATGTGGAGATCGTCTACAACAGTCGACTGTTTGAAG ACATGATGGACGAAGTGTTCGAAAAGGTCGATGACAGTATCGTGCAAAAGATGTTAGGGGTGCGAGACTTTGTTGAAGTGATAGCCAACACCACTCTTTCCTCACCCGAAGTGCAAACATTGCTCCACTCAGAGAAAGAAACGTTCGACCTACTGGTGCTGGAAATCTTCCTGGACGATGTGTTACTAGGTTTCGCGGATCGCTTCAACTGCCCAGTGATTGCAATGTCCTCGTTTGGTGCATCGTCCTGGGTAACCTCGTTGATCGGGTCCCCGTCACCGCTCTCGTACATCCCTCACCCGATGAGTGGGCTTACGGACAGGATGAACTTCTGGGACCGGCTCACCAACGTACTGTTTACCGCGTTCGATGAAGCGCTGATGACGTTCTTGTGCGAAGCGACTCAGCAGCGGTACTACAAGGAATATTTCCCCAATGCCAAGCGGTCACTGTCGGAGATGCGCCGCCATGGAGTTTCACTGGTTCTTGTTAACAGTCACTTTAGTCTGAGCTTTCCCCGTCCCTATCTGCCCAATCTTATAGAGATTGGAGGGTTTCACGTCAACCGGAATGTTAATCCATTGCCAGAG GACATCAAGTATTTCATCGAGAAATCTGAGCATGGAGTGATCTACTTCTCGATGGGTTCTAACATAAAGCCCTCCAAAATGGACCAACAAAAACGGGACGATATCATCAAGGTGCTTTCCACCGTCAAGCAAAACATCATTTGGAAATGGGACGACGATACGCTCGTGCTGGACAAGAGCAAGTTCCTGCTTGGAAAATGGTTCCCACAGGATGACATCCTTGCCCATCCGAACGTGAAGCTTTTCATTACGCACGGAGGTTTGCTGAGCTGCACCGAGTCGATCTACCATGGAGTTCCGATCGTTGGCATACCGATCTTCGGTGATCAGCTGCTGAATATGGCCCGTACCGAACAGGCTGGTTGGGGCATTGGAGTGACCTATACAAAACTGAATCAGGCTACTTTCAGCAAAGCCGTCAATGGAGTGCTTGATAACGCAAT TTATACAACCAATGTGAAAACAATATCACGACGATTGCGCGATCAACCACTCGCACCGATGGATATGGCCAAATTTTGGGTCGAGTACGTTCTTCGGCACGACGGAGCAAAGCATCTGATATCCGCAGCCCAGGATTTGACCTTTGTCGAGTATAACAATTTGGATGTGTACGCTTTCATCGTAGCGATGGGCTTGGTAGTGTTAATGGTTTTGCACTTTATTGTAAAGAAATTggtaaaaatgttgtttgcaaaGAAATTACAAAGTAGTACttcgaaaaagaataaatag
- the LOC131266302 gene encoding uncharacterized protein LOC131266302, with amino-acid sequence MFSTIGSYIWSSAGFDSPLSEVVFSINGKSYTAKAESVPVDTSLNTFIRNYAHLSGTKFMCLEGGCGACIVNVSGVHPVTKETRTWSVNSCLFPVYACHGMDVKTVEALGNRLDGYHPIQERLAHMNGSQCGYCSPGMVMTMYSLMESKKGSVSMEEVENALGGNICRCTGYRPILDAFKSLSTDADKELLDIEELRICPKTNMACSGECPTAAAKIDPGRPVQLVFDDAKEWHKVFTIPDIFTIFTNIRDRPYMLVAGNTAHGVYRRSESLEVFIDVNSVEELRNYFLTSNELIVGANVTLSEFIDILTKTSNRRPNFTYCRELAKHLNLVANPAVRNAGTIAGNLTIKNQHPEFPSDVYILLEAVGAKLTIAESPSTTYQKTPLEFVQMDMKKKVIKSVSLPSIGPFTNVFRTFKVTPRAQNAHAYVNGAFLLRFSNDKTTVKSVTLCFGGINPQFTHATGTEILLAGKKLFDNNTLQQVFNSLTSDLQPDSVLPDVSADYRKNLAVSLVYKFILSVAVDNGVTVGPRFMSGASTLQRPLSSGQQHFDTIKKNWPVTKYVPKIEGLAQASGEAKYANDLPSFHNELYAAFVVATKVNSTIGKIDPLEALKIPGVVAFYCAKNIPGANNFVSDAMIFYFPDVEEIFCSGRVLFHGQPVGVIVAERYELAIRAAKKVQIIYERVTSEPVYPTIKALLENQVKARIVDHPISSRSQPSVNLEASVKIQGTLAMAGQFHFSMEPQTCVCIPTEDGMDVYCATQWIDLTQVAMSAALKIPQNNLNFIVRRLGGAFGGKLTRASQVACACGLAALLTRRPVRFVLNIETNMGSVGKRYGCISNYQVNVDAKGKILDLTNNFMQDYGSNLNENVVDDAKFVFGQSYNSSAWKVSGKAVLTDAPPNTYTRAPATTEGNAMVETIMEHIAWATGVDPMEVRLTNMPKESTHQKMMPQFRQDVEFDKRRTIIDNFNAKNRWRKRGIAIVPMQYPLIHFGALHALVSIYAKDGTVSITHGGIESGQGLNTKAAQVAAFILGVPMEKISIKPTNSMVSPNSVMTGGSMTSEVVCYAIKKACETLNTRIQPVKDELKDASWEKITQACYLRDIDLSALHQFTKADLKPYSIWGVSCAEIETDLLTGSIQLTRVDILEDTGESLSPGIDIGQIEGAYIMGIGYWLTESLVYDMTTGALLTNRSWNYKPPGAKDIPVDFRIRLLQTSDNQFGVLRSKATGEPALTMSIGVIFALRYALRSAQKDAGKPDDWIPLGSATTPEQIYLRSFNSIDQFKLN; translated from the exons ATGTTCTCAACAATCGGTTCGTACATCTGGAGCAGCGCCGGTTTCGACAG CCCTCTTTCAGAAGTTGTCTTCAGCATCAACGGCAAATCTTATACCG CGAAAGCTGAGAGTGTTCCAGTGGACACTTCACTCAATACTTTTATTCGCAACTATGCACATCTCTCCGGAACAAAGTTCATGTGTCTGGAGGGAGGATGCGGCGCGTGCATCGTAAACGTGTCCGGAGTCCATCCTGTCACGAAGGAGACTAGAACGTGGTCGGTGAATTCG TGTTTGTTTCCTGTGTACGCATGCCATGGCATGGATGTCAAAACGGTCGAGGCCTTGGGCAACCGGCTGGACGGTTACCATCCGATCCAGGAGCGACTGgcgcatatgaacggaagccAGTGTGGATACTGCTCGCCGGGCATGGTGATGACCATGTACAGCTTGATGGAATCGAAGAAGGGTTCCGTTTCGATGGAAGAGGTCGAGAATGCTCTCGGGGGTAACATCTGCCGCTGTACCGGGTACCGGCCGATCCTGGATGCGTTCAAGTCGCTCTCCACCGATGCCGACAAGGAGCTGCTGGACATTGAGGAGCTCCGGATTTGTCCCAAAACGAACATGGCGTGCTCCGGCGAATGCCCGACGGCAGCTGCTAAGATCGACCCGGGACGTCCGGTTCAGCTCGTTTTCGACGACGCAAAGGAATGGCATAAGGTTTTTACAATCCCggatatttttaccatttttactAATATTCGAGACCGACCGTACATGCTGGTCGCAGGAAATACGGCCCATG GCGTATATCGGCGCAGCGAGTCGCTGGAGGTCTTCATCGACGTCAACTCCGTCGAGGAACTTCGCAATTACTTCCTAACCTCCAACGAACTGATCGTCGGCGCCAACGTTACGCTGTCCGAGTTTATCGACATACTGACCAAGACGTCGAACAGAAGACCCAACTTTACCTACTGCCGGGAGCTAGCGAAGCACCTGAATCTGGTAGCGAATCCTGCTGTTCGCAATGCTGGTACCATCGCGGGAAATCTGACCATCAAAAACCAACATCCGGAGTTCCCATCGGACGTTTACATCCTGCTGGAGGCGGTTGGGGCAAAGTTGACGATCG CTGAATCGCCATCGACAACATACCAGAAGACACCACTGGAGTTCGTACAGATGGACATGAAGAAAAAGGTGATCAAAAGCGTTTCCCTTCCCTCGATTGGTCCCTTTACGAACGTTTTCCGAACGTTCAAAGTAACTCCGAGGGCGCAGAACGCTCATGCGTACGTCAATGGGGCTTTTTTGCTGAGGTTTAGCAATGACAAGACCACCGTCAAATCGGTAACACTCTGCTTCGGAGGTATCAACCCACAG TTTACTCATGCTACCGGAACAGAAATTCTTCTGGCCGGTAAAAAGCTGTTCGACAACAATACCCTTCAACAAGTGTTCAATTCGCTCACCTCGGACCTTCAACCCGATAGTGTCCTGCCGGACGTTTCCGCCGACTATCGGAAAAATCTGGCCGTTTCACTGGTCTACAAGTTTATACTCAGTGTAGCGGTGGACAATGGTGTTACGGTCGGTCCTCGGTTCATGTCCGGCGCATCTACCCTCCAGCGTCCGCTATCGTCCGGACAgcaacatttcgatacgatcAAAAAGAACTGGCCCGTGACGAAGTACGTACCGAAGATCGAGGGACTAGCGCAGGCATCGGGTGAGGCGAAGTACGCGAACGACTTGCCATCGTTTCACAACGAGCTTTACGCCGCGTTTGTAGTGGCAACGAAAGTAAATAGTACCATCGGAAAGATCGACCCACTGGAGGCTTTG AAAATACCCGGTGTCGTTGCATTTTATTGCGCGAAGAACATCCCTGGAGCTAACAATTTCGTTAGCGACGCCATGATCTTCTATTTCCCAGATGTGGAAGAGATTTTCTGCAGCGggcgtgtcctcttccacggCCAACCGGTCGGTGTGATTGTGGCCGAGCGGTACGAGCTAGCAATCCGCGCCGCCAAGAAGGTGCAGATCATCTATGAACGAGTGACGAGCGAACCAGTCTACCCGACGATTAAAGCGCTGCTGGAAAACCAAGTGAAGGCCCGCATCGTAGATCATCCGATCAGCAGTCGGTCTCAACCGTCCGTCAACCTGGAGGCATCGGTGAAAATCCAGGGTACACTGGCGATGGCCGGACAGTTCCACTTCTCGATGGAACCCCAGACGTGCGTGTGCATACCGACCGAGGACGGCATGGATGTCTACTGTGCCACGCAGTGGATCGATCTAACACAGGTGGCGATGTCGGCCGCACTGAAGATACCACAGAACAACCTCAACTTTATCGTCCGCCGTCTTGGCGGTGCCTTTGGCGGAAAACTTACCCGCGCCAGTCAGGTTGCTTGTGCCTGTGGACTGGCGGCTCTGCTGACCAGACGCCCAGTACGCTTTGTATTGAACATCGAAACAAACATGGGCTCCGTGGGCAAGCGCTATGGGTGCATCAGTAACTACCAGGTGAATGTGGACGCAAAAGGCAAGATACTGGACCTGACGAACAACTTCATGCAAGACTACGGCTCAAATCTGAACGAAAACGTCGTCGACGATGCAAAGTTTGTGTTTGGCCAATCGTACAACTCGAGCGCTTGGAAGGTGAGCGGAAAAGCCGTCCTAACCGATGCACCACCGAACACGTATACACGCGCACCGGCCACGACCGAGGGTAATGCAATGGTCGAGACGATCATGGAGCACATTGCGTGGGCTACCGGGGTCGATCCGATGGAGGTACGGTTGACCAATATGCCGAAGGAAAGCACACATCAAAAGATGATGCCCCAGTTCCGGCAGGATGTGGAGTTTGACAAGAGAAGGACAATTATCGACAATTTCAACGCCAAGAATCGTTGGCGCAAGCGGGGTATCGCCATCGTACCGATGCAGTACCCTCTGATACACTTTGGTGCCCTGCATGCACTCGTTTCCATCTACGCCAAGGACGGAACAGTATCGATTACGCACGGAGGAATCGAGTCCGGTCAAGGATTGAACACGAAGGCGGCACAGGTGGCTGCATTCATACTGGGCGTACCGATGGAGAAGATTTCCATCAAACCAACGAACAGCATGGTCTCCCCGAATAGTGTGATGACCGGAGGCAGTATGACTAGTGAAGTCGTATGCTAC GCAATTAAGAAAGCATGCGAAACTCTCAACACCCGTATCCAACCCGTCAAGGATGAGCTGAAGGATGCCTCATGGGAAAAAATTACCCAAGCTTGCTATCTGCGAGACATCGATCTGAGTGCACTGCATCAATTCACAAAGGCCGACTTGAAGCCATACAGCATTTGGGGCGTGAGCTGCGCCGAGATAGAGACCGATCTTCTGACCGGTAGCATTCAACTGACCCGAGTCGACATCCTCGAGGATACGGGCGAAAGCTTGAGTCCCGGAATCGACATTGGACAGATCGAGGGAGCGTACATTATGGGCATCGGGTACTGGCTGACGGAGTCTCTGGTGTACGACATGACCACCGGTGCGCTGCTGACGAACCGTTCGTGGAACTATAAGCCTCCGGGAGCAAAGGACATCCCGGTGGACTTCCGTATTCGGCTTCTGCAAACCAGCGACAACCAATTTGGAGTACTCCGTTCGAAGGCCACAGGAGAACCAGCGTTAACGATGAGCATTGGAGTAATCTTTGCCTTGCGCTATGCGCTACGTTCGGCCCAGAAGGATGCCGGAAAACCGGACGATTGGATTCCACTGGGATCGGCTACGACCCCGGAGCAGATCTACCTCAGGTCGTTCAACTCTATCGATCAATTTAAACTTAATTAA